A region from the Nostoc sp. HK-01 genome encodes:
- a CDS encoding TetR family transcriptional regulator protein, which yields MKSKSVERDLSPEKTEAILDGAMQEFLEHGYAAARIDKIAVAAGVSKATIYRRFPDKESLFTGLMQQLACKKELFNSTQLQSAQGDVTAFLKSLANKMLNNVADDPQVLTFLRIIIGESGRFPELARAFVQNIEKPILEAMTQYLASHPELELPDPEVAARAFMGTLIHFVLLRDVMHSGDIVPIDRDRLVDQLVKLIIK from the coding sequence ATGAAATCCAAAAGTGTTGAGCGCGATTTATCTCCAGAAAAGACGGAAGCTATTTTAGATGGAGCAATGCAAGAGTTTTTAGAACACGGCTATGCGGCTGCCAGAATCGATAAAATTGCTGTAGCGGCGGGCGTTTCTAAAGCGACAATTTATCGGCGCTTTCCTGATAAAGAAAGCTTATTTACAGGACTCATGCAGCAATTAGCTTGCAAAAAAGAGCTTTTTAATTCAACTCAACTTCAATCTGCACAAGGCGATGTCACTGCTTTCTTAAAATCCTTGGCAAACAAGATGCTAAATAATGTTGCCGATGATCCACAAGTTCTGACATTTTTGCGGATTATTATTGGTGAGTCAGGGCGTTTTCCAGAATTAGCACGCGCATTTGTGCAAAATATTGAAAAACCGATACTGGAAGCAATGACACAATATCTAGCTTCTCACCCTGAACTAGAACTACCAGATCCGGAAGTTGCAGCACGAGCCTTTATGGGAACACTGATTCATTTTGTTCTACTGCGAGATGTGATGCACAGTGGTGATATTGTACCCATTGACCGCGATCGCCTGGTTGATCAGCTAGTCAAACTAATTATTAAATAA
- a CDS encoding DevC protein yields the protein MIAFIEQFQRRTPLGWLQLSKETGRLLVALSGIAFADVLMFMQMGFQSALYDSNTKLSRSLNADIILVSPQARNTQNLGTFSRRRLYQAKDIPGVQITQAFYSNTITWKHPETRKDTSMQVIGFSPEQPALNLPEVNEQLNKVKLPDRVLFDRNSRGNYQQAIAQVEQGKTVTTEIERRTVTISGLFTLGASFGADGILIGSDQTFLHFFPRREAASVNLGLIKLKPGYDSQQVAKELAAYLPNDVRVFTHQEYITFEESYWQKESPIGFIFGLGTGMAFVVGVVIVYQVLSTDVNSHLKEYATFKAMGYRNQYLLTVVFEEAIILAFLGFIPGFILPIGLYQLAANATALPIAMNLSRATTVLILTIIMCGISGAIATRKLQSADPADMF from the coding sequence ATGATTGCATTTATCGAGCAATTTCAACGGCGGACACCCCTAGGATGGCTACAACTCAGCAAAGAAACAGGCCGTCTTCTCGTGGCATTATCAGGCATTGCTTTTGCTGATGTGTTGATGTTTATGCAGATGGGTTTTCAAAGCGCTTTGTATGATAGCAACACAAAACTCAGCCGCAGCTTGAATGCAGATATTATATTAGTTAGTCCCCAAGCGCGAAATACTCAAAATTTGGGTACATTTTCCCGCCGACGTTTATATCAAGCCAAAGATATTCCCGGAGTCCAAATCACCCAAGCGTTTTATTCCAACACAATTACTTGGAAACATCCAGAAACGCGCAAAGATACATCCATGCAAGTGATCGGTTTTTCTCCCGAACAACCTGCGTTGAACTTGCCGGAAGTGAATGAGCAATTAAATAAAGTTAAGCTCCCAGATAGAGTTTTGTTCGATCGCAATTCTAGAGGAAATTATCAACAGGCGATCGCCCAAGTTGAGCAAGGAAAAACTGTCACCACGGAAATTGAGCGTCGGACAGTGACCATTAGTGGATTATTTACATTAGGCGCATCTTTTGGCGCTGATGGAATTTTAATTGGTAGTGACCAAACCTTCTTGCATTTTTTCCCCCGCAGAGAAGCAGCCAGCGTCAACTTAGGATTAATCAAGCTAAAACCTGGATATGATTCGCAGCAGGTAGCTAAGGAATTAGCCGCTTATCTTCCCAATGATGTGAGAGTTTTCACACATCAAGAATATATCACCTTTGAAGAAAGTTATTGGCAAAAAGAAAGTCCTATTGGATTTATTTTTGGCTTGGGAACAGGGATGGCATTTGTCGTAGGTGTGGTGATTGTTTATCAAGTTCTTTCTACTGATGTTAACAGTCACTTAAAAGAATATGCCACCTTCAAAGCAATGGGATATCGTAATCAATATTTACTTACGGTAGTTTTTGAAGAAGCCATTATTTTGGCATTTTTAGGCTTTATCCCCGGTTTTATTTTACCCATTGGACTTTATCAATTAGCAGCCAATGCCACTGCTTTACCCATTGCCATGAACCTTTCTAGAGCAACGACGGTGTTGATTTTAACTATTATTATGTGTGGCATTTCTGGAGCGATCGCAACTCGTAAACTCCAATCTGCTGACCCTGCTGATATGTTTTAA
- the purH gene encoding bifunctional phosphoribosylaminoimidazolecarboxamide formyltransferase/IMP cyclohydrolase encodes MARLALLSVSNKTGLIDLARSLVEEFGFDIISSGGTAKALKDAGIPVTKVSDYTGSPEILGGRVKTLHPRIHGGILARRDVPQDITDLENNQIRPIDLVVVNLYPFEETIAKPGVTLAEAVEQIDIGGPAMLRASSKNFAHLTVLCDPAQYDEYLQELRQNNGVASLEFRQQAALKGFLHTASYDNAIASYLAGTQQHTVSGTELQSLRYGENPHQPAAWYQTGATPTGWAAAKKLQGKELSYNNLVDLEAARRIIAEFTDTPAATIIKHTNPCGTALGNTIVEAYQKAFNADSTSAFGGIVALNHPIDAATASELTKTFLECVVAPDCDAEAQKILSKKTNVRVLTLADLSNGPKTLVKQIAGGFLVQAADDIVADTSKWQVVTERQPTVDELGELLFAWKVCKHVKSNAIVVTSDRTTLGVGAGQMNRVGSAKIALEQAGDKAQGAILASDGFFPFDDTIRAAAAAGITAIVQPGGSLRDQDSIKAANELGLVMVLTGVRHFLH; translated from the coding sequence ATGGCGCGTCTAGCACTGCTGAGTGTATCTAATAAAACTGGTTTAATTGACCTAGCCCGTAGCTTGGTAGAAGAATTTGGCTTTGATATCATCAGCAGTGGGGGAACAGCCAAAGCCCTCAAGGATGCAGGAATACCCGTGACTAAGGTTTCTGATTACACAGGTTCACCGGAGATTTTAGGTGGACGGGTGAAAACGCTACATCCACGCATTCATGGTGGAATTTTGGCACGGCGGGATGTACCTCAAGATATTACAGATTTAGAAAATAACCAAATTCGCCCGATTGATTTGGTGGTAGTGAATCTTTATCCGTTTGAGGAGACTATTGCTAAACCAGGGGTGACTTTGGCGGAAGCTGTAGAACAAATTGATATTGGTGGCCCGGCAATGTTGCGGGCATCATCCAAGAATTTTGCTCATTTGACGGTATTATGTGACCCAGCGCAGTATGATGAATATCTGCAAGAGCTACGGCAAAATAACGGAGTAGCTTCCTTAGAATTTCGCCAACAAGCAGCCTTGAAAGGATTTTTACACACAGCGAGTTATGATAACGCGATCGCCTCTTACCTCGCAGGTACACAACAGCATACAGTCAGCGGTACTGAGTTACAATCTCTGCGTTATGGCGAGAACCCCCATCAACCCGCCGCTTGGTATCAAACTGGCGCTACACCCACAGGATGGGCAGCCGCCAAGAAATTGCAAGGTAAGGAACTCAGTTACAATAACTTAGTTGACTTAGAAGCCGCCCGTCGGATTATTGCCGAGTTTACCGACACGCCAGCCGCGACAATTATTAAACATACCAATCCCTGTGGTACAGCTTTGGGAAATACCATTGTTGAAGCTTATCAAAAAGCTTTTAATGCTGATTCGACTTCGGCTTTTGGGGGAATTGTCGCCTTGAACCATCCCATTGATGCAGCGACAGCCAGCGAGTTAACTAAGACATTTTTAGAATGTGTCGTTGCGCCTGACTGTGACGCAGAAGCGCAAAAAATTCTCTCAAAGAAAACTAACGTGCGAGTTTTGACATTAGCCGATTTAAGTAATGGCCCGAAAACTTTAGTCAAACAAATTGCTGGCGGTTTCTTAGTGCAAGCTGCGGATGATATTGTGGCTGATACGAGTAAATGGCAAGTGGTGACAGAACGCCAACCTACAGTCGATGAATTAGGAGAATTGCTGTTTGCGTGGAAAGTCTGCAAACACGTTAAATCTAATGCCATTGTAGTCACAAGCGATCGCACTACTCTAGGTGTTGGTGCTGGACAAATGAACCGCGTTGGTTCCGCGAAAATCGCTCTAGAACAAGCTGGTGATAAAGCTCAAGGCGCAATACTCGCCAGTGATGGATTTTTCCCCTTTGATGATACTATCAGAGCCGCCGCCGCCGCCGGGATAACCGCCATTGTCCAACCAGGTGGTAGTTTGCGTGATCAAGATTCCATCAAAGCTGCTAATGAATTAGGTTTGGTGATGGTGTTGACAGGAGTACGTCACTTTTTACACTAA
- a CDS encoding two-component hybrid sensor and regulator — protein MSKIQRSYLQRYCVSILSVLIALLLGLTLDSLFKLEVSPLFFGAVVLSSWYGGLKPGLLATVLAVLVNNYFFIPPIYSLIPNTWTNVLQLIVFSLISLLISSLNSELHIAKQKSQAKLAKLTVSYRSLLETAYEGIWIFDQDGQTEYVNSQLAQMLGYSVEQMRDRSIFDFLENDAQSEIQQWVEQNQQHHQEAKRQFEVRLHRQDASELWVIVSISSILNEQGKFSGMVAMLTDISERQHSETILAQEQAKRDRESQLLRAMLDILPVGVVISDAKGKFIEINPAVKAIWGENAPFLDDPSQYHEYKGWWADTGKPIAAEEWTLARVLATGETIIGEEIDIESFDGQRKTILNSVVPIRDETGAIINAVAVNVDITERKQAEAKLRQSEATAKARAEELETIMETVPAAVWIAHDPQCHQMTVNLSAYKLMRLQPGSIMTATPASGEYTFPFKIQKNGQDVPLNELPMQQAGLTGQEMEGEFEFVFDEDDVQYIYGKAAPLRDHSGTIRGVIGAFIDITERKQGEEVLRQKQEWLDLAQAVGKIGSFEWNIPTNDNIWSKELEAIYGLQPGEFGGTYEDWKKWVHPDDLAKAHTDIVNSLKSGEFFTDFRVIWRDGSIHWLHARAKVYYDREGKPLRMVGVNVDISDRKQAEEALRQSESRLRQLLESSIIGIIEAEPDKITFANDAFLQMLGYTQADLLAGNLRWQDMTPPEYSELDQAKVQEVFVSGVCTPFEKEYIHKDGSRVPILIGATLLTRNPFRWVCFVLDLSKRKQAETALQESQNRLNLALEAADMGTWDWNIITGEIHWSTNLERIFGIMPRTFDGRYETFAAMLHPDDVALVEQAIHSAIYEREEYNLECRFIKPDGQIRWAIVRGCVFYDQTGKPIRMVGVDLDITNRKQAEAALRQSELMFRTLADTMAQMFWITKPDGYHEYFNQRWYDYTGKTLEQTQGEGWLDTLHPDDVQNTINCWQDCLQTGKKYEIEYRMRRAADGEYRWHLGLAFPLRNQDGQIIKWFGSCTDIHEQKLVVEERAQALERERAARIELERANRMKDDFLAIVSHELRSPLNPILGWAKLLKSRRLDAAKTTQALETIERNAKLQARLIEDLLDVSRILRGKLSLNLCTVDLVTTIESALETVRLAAETKSIHLHTEFAVGEVKVEGDPNRLQQIIWNLLTNAVKFTPEGGRVQLRLEKVGNFAQIQVTDTGKGISAEFLPFVFDRFRQADEVTTRKFGGLGLGLAIVRHLVELHGGSVQVTSPGENLGATFTVQLPLMVTANETLTDDPLIENTPNLQGVQIVIVDDDVDTLNLLTFILEQYGARVQAVNSAQEALQAIAETQPHLLLSDIGMPTMDGYMLIEQVRSTTSASILPAIALTAFAGEANSQKIISAGFQQHLTKPIEPAELAAVIANIIRISKNDK, from the coding sequence ATGTCAAAAATCCAGCGCTCCTATTTGCAGCGTTACTGTGTTTCTATTTTGTCCGTGTTAATTGCGCTGCTACTAGGCTTAACGCTGGATAGCCTGTTTAAACTAGAAGTCTCGCCACTGTTTTTTGGGGCTGTAGTTTTGAGTAGCTGGTATGGGGGATTAAAGCCTGGTTTATTGGCTACAGTCTTGGCGGTTTTAGTCAATAATTACTTCTTCATTCCGCCCATCTACTCTCTTATACCCAACACCTGGACTAATGTACTCCAGCTAATTGTTTTTAGCTTGATATCGCTATTAATTAGTTCTTTAAATTCAGAATTGCATATTGCTAAACAAAAGTCCCAGGCCAAGCTGGCAAAGCTCACAGTGAGCTATCGCAGTCTATTGGAGACAGCCTACGAAGGTATCTGGATATTTGACCAAGACGGACAAACAGAATATGTGAATTCTCAGTTAGCCCAAATGCTTGGTTATAGTGTAGAGCAGATGCGCGATCGCTCGATTTTTGACTTTCTCGAAAATGATGCTCAAAGCGAAATTCAGCAATGGGTAGAGCAAAATCAGCAACATCATCAGGAGGCTAAACGGCAGTTTGAAGTGCGTTTACACCGCCAAGACGCATCTGAACTATGGGTAATTGTTTCTATTAGCTCCATTCTGAATGAGCAAGGCAAATTTTCTGGGATGGTGGCTATGCTGACTGATATTAGTGAGCGTCAGCATTCCGAGACAATTCTGGCTCAAGAACAAGCAAAGCGCGATCGCGAAAGTCAATTGCTGCGTGCCATGCTAGATATTCTGCCTGTAGGAGTAGTCATCTCTGATGCTAAGGGCAAATTTATCGAAATTAATCCCGCCGTTAAAGCAATTTGGGGCGAAAACGCACCATTTTTGGACGATCCCAGTCAATACCATGAATATAAAGGATGGTGGGCAGATACAGGTAAACCGATTGCCGCAGAAGAATGGACACTCGCCAGGGTTTTAGCTACAGGTGAGACAATTATTGGTGAAGAAATTGATATTGAAAGCTTTGATGGTCAGCGCAAAACTATTCTCAATTCTGTTGTACCGATTCGAGATGAAACCGGAGCCATTATTAATGCAGTAGCTGTCAATGTAGATATTACAGAACGCAAGCAGGCTGAAGCAAAATTGCGTCAAAGTGAAGCAACAGCCAAAGCGCGGGCTGAAGAACTTGAAACCATCATGGAAACTGTACCCGCCGCAGTTTGGATTGCTCATGATCCCCAATGTCATCAGATGACAGTCAACCTTAGTGCTTATAAATTGATGCGCCTACAACCAGGCTCAATCATGACAGCAACTCCCGCTAGTGGAGAATATACTTTCCCATTTAAAATTCAAAAAAATGGTCAAGATGTTCCCCTCAACGAATTACCGATGCAGCAAGCCGGTTTGACGGGTCAGGAGATGGAGGGAGAATTTGAATTTGTTTTTGATGAAGATGATGTGCAATATATTTACGGCAAAGCCGCACCTTTGCGCGATCATTCGGGTACTATTAGGGGCGTAATTGGAGCTTTTATAGATATAACTGAGCGCAAGCAAGGTGAAGAAGTATTACGACAAAAGCAAGAATGGCTAGATTTAGCCCAAGCAGTTGGTAAAATTGGCAGCTTTGAGTGGAACATTCCCACTAACGATAATATTTGGTCAAAGGAATTAGAAGCAATCTATGGTTTACAGCCCGGTGAGTTTGGTGGAACTTACGAAGATTGGAAAAAATGGGTTCATCCCGATGATTTAGCTAAAGCACATACAGATATTGTCAATTCCTTAAAATCAGGCGAGTTTTTCACCGACTTTCGCGTAATTTGGCGGGATGGTAGCATTCATTGGCTTCATGCTAGAGCCAAAGTTTACTACGATCGCGAAGGTAAACCTTTACGTATGGTGGGCGTGAATGTTGATATTAGCGATCGCAAACAAGCCGAAGAAGCACTACGACAAAGTGAGTCTCGACTGCGACAGCTATTAGAATCAAGCATTATCGGCATTATTGAAGCCGAGCCAGATAAAATTACCTTTGCCAATGATGCCTTTTTGCAGATGCTCGGTTACACCCAAGCAGATTTATTAGCAGGTAACTTGCGTTGGCAAGATATGACTCCACCAGAATATAGTGAATTGGATCAAGCTAAAGTACAAGAAGTATTTGTATCTGGTGTCTGTACTCCATTTGAGAAAGAATATATCCACAAAGATGGCTCCCGTGTGCCGATTTTAATAGGTGCGACTTTATTAACGCGCAATCCCTTTAGATGGGTTTGCTTTGTGCTGGATTTAAGCAAACGTAAGCAAGCAGAAACAGCGTTGCAAGAAAGTCAGAATCGTCTGAATTTGGCTTTAGAAGCCGCTGATATGGGTACTTGGGACTGGAACATCATTACGGGAGAAATTCACTGGTCTACTAATTTAGAACGCATCTTTGGCATAATGCCTAGGACTTTTGATGGCAGATATGAAACATTTGCTGCCATGCTTCATCCAGATGATGTGGCTTTAGTAGAACAAGCAATTCATAGTGCTATTTACGAAAGAGAAGAATACAATCTTGAATGTCGATTTATTAAACCTGATGGTCAAATTCGGTGGGCAATTGTCAGAGGTTGTGTATTTTATGACCAAACAGGCAAGCCAATCCGCATGGTGGGTGTTGATTTAGATATTACCAATCGTAAACAAGCCGAAGCCGCATTACGGCAAAGCGAATTGATGTTTCGTACCTTAGCGGACACAATGGCACAAATGTTTTGGATTACCAAACCAGATGGCTACCATGAGTATTTTAATCAACGCTGGTATGACTACACAGGCAAAACCTTAGAACAAACCCAAGGTGAAGGCTGGTTGGATACTTTACATCCAGATGATGTGCAGAATACTATCAACTGCTGGCAAGATTGCTTGCAAACTGGGAAAAAGTATGAGATTGAATATCGTATGCGTCGTGCTGCGGATGGTGAATATCGGTGGCATTTAGGATTAGCATTTCCATTACGAAATCAAGATGGGCAGATCATCAAATGGTTTGGTTCATGTACGGATATTCATGAACAGAAGTTGGTGGTTGAAGAACGGGCGCAAGCATTAGAAAGAGAGCGTGCAGCCCGGATAGAACTCGAAAGAGCCAACCGCATGAAAGACGACTTTTTAGCAATTGTCTCTCATGAATTGCGATCGCCCCTTAATCCCATTCTCGGTTGGGCAAAACTACTCAAGAGTCGCAGATTAGATGCAGCCAAGACAACCCAAGCTCTAGAAACTATCGAACGCAATGCCAAATTACAAGCGCGGTTAATCGAAGATTTACTCGATGTTTCGCGGATTCTGCGGGGTAAGCTCAGTTTGAATCTCTGTACAGTTGACTTAGTAACTACGATTGAATCTGCATTAGAAACTGTACGTCTAGCCGCTGAAACCAAATCAATTCACCTGCACACTGAGTTTGCTGTTGGTGAAGTGAAAGTTGAAGGCGACCCCAACCGCTTACAGCAAATTATTTGGAACTTACTCACAAATGCAGTCAAGTTTACACCAGAAGGCGGACGGGTACAATTACGACTAGAAAAAGTTGGCAATTTTGCCCAAATTCAAGTTACTGATACAGGTAAAGGTATTAGTGCAGAGTTTCTCCCATTCGTTTTTGACCGCTTCCGCCAAGCCGATGAGGTTACAACTAGGAAGTTTGGTGGACTAGGACTAGGATTAGCAATTGTGCGTCATCTTGTAGAACTCCACGGTGGTTCTGTGCAAGTCACCAGTCCCGGAGAGAATTTAGGTGCAACCTTTACAGTACAGTTACCTTTAATGGTGACTGCGAATGAAACATTAACTGATGATCCTTTAATTGAAAATACACCTAATCTTCAAGGTGTCCAAATAGTTATTGTTGATGATGATGTTGATACTTTAAATTTACTAACTTTTATTTTGGAACAGTATGGTGCTAGAGTCCAAGCGGTAAACTCAGCCCAAGAAGCACTGCAAGCGATCGCCGAAACCCAACCACATTTACTATTAAGCGATATTGGTATGCCCACAATGGATGGCTATATGCTAATTGAGCAGGTGAGAAGTACAACTTCAGCTAGTATTTTACCTGCGATCGCTTTAACTGCTTTTGCTGGTGAAGCTAACTCCCAAAAGATTATTTCCGCAGGCTTTCAGCAACATCTTACCAAGCCTATCGAACCCGCAGAATTAGCAGCAGTAATTGCTAATATCATTCGCATAAGCAAGAATGATAAATAA
- a CDS encoding DevB family ABC exporter membrane fusion protein, protein MLQNLPAKASSATVRQWIGLGATALIVAGGVSAYLLSQSPSKPQIENQNAVIISPQITTVTALGRLEPQGEIIKLSAPTANNGNRVDQLLVKQGDRVKIGQVIAILDSRDRLFAAYQQAQEDVKVAQAKMAITKAGAKTGEINAQRAEIARLEAQRLGDIDAQAATVARLTSEQTNALRQYNRYQSLYEQGAISASDRDSRQLALDTAQKSLQEAQAVLERIQSTSPAQLNQARANLERIAEVRPVDVKQNQAEIDRAVAAMKQAKAELDQAYVRSPMNGEILEIHTHAGEVVGNDGIVEIGQTQQMYAVAEVYQSDISKVKVGQKVRVSSDSISGELLGKVERIDSQVKRQNVVNTDPSTNIDGRVVEVHIALDAASSKKAAKFTNLQITAEIEQ, encoded by the coding sequence ATGCTGCAAAACTTACCAGCCAAAGCTTCTTCAGCTACAGTTCGTCAATGGATAGGGTTAGGTGCGACGGCGCTGATTGTTGCGGGTGGGGTTTCTGCCTATCTACTATCCCAATCGCCATCAAAGCCACAGATAGAGAATCAAAACGCCGTCATCATTTCACCGCAAATTACCACAGTGACAGCCTTGGGGCGGTTAGAACCTCAAGGAGAAATTATTAAGTTGTCAGCGCCGACAGCAAATAACGGCAATCGGGTAGACCAATTGCTAGTGAAACAAGGCGATCGCGTCAAGATAGGACAAGTAATTGCAATTTTGGATAGCCGTGATCGCCTGTTCGCCGCTTATCAGCAAGCGCAGGAAGATGTGAAAGTTGCCCAAGCCAAAATGGCAATTACCAAAGCCGGAGCGAAAACTGGAGAAATCAATGCTCAACGTGCGGAAATAGCGCGTCTGGAAGCACAGCGCTTAGGTGATATTGATGCTCAAGCTGCAACCGTCGCGCGGTTAACATCAGAACAAACAAATGCCTTAAGACAGTACAACCGTTATCAATCTTTGTATGAACAGGGTGCAATTTCAGCGTCAGATCGAGACAGCAGACAGTTAGCTTTAGATACCGCACAAAAAAGTTTGCAAGAAGCACAAGCCGTATTAGAACGGATTCAATCAACTAGTCCCGCACAACTCAATCAAGCCAGAGCGAATTTAGAGCGAATAGCAGAAGTCCGTCCGGTGGATGTGAAACAAAACCAAGCCGAAATTGATCGGGCTGTTGCGGCGATGAAGCAAGCCAAAGCCGAACTCGATCAAGCTTATGTGCGATCGCCCATGAATGGGGAGATTTTAGAAATTCATACCCATGCAGGCGAAGTAGTTGGCAATGATGGCATTGTGGAAATTGGGCAGACTCAGCAGATGTATGCAGTTGCTGAAGTTTATCAAAGCGACATTAGTAAAGTTAAAGTCGGGCAAAAAGTGCGCGTCAGTAGTGATTCTATCTCCGGTGAACTACTCGGAAAAGTAGAACGTATTGATTCTCAAGTCAAACGGCAAAATGTTGTCAACACCGACCCCAGCACCAATATTGATGGCCGGGTAGTAGAAGTGCATATCGCCTTAGATGCTGCATCCAGTAAAAAAGCCGCTAAATTTACCAACTTGCAAATTACAGCCGAAATCGAACAATGA
- a CDS encoding cytochrome P450 yields MSKDVFELSAPPVNSIVGHLQQLGQDPLGFLSRCRDYGDIVPLQLGLTPACLVTNPDYIEEVLKNRTDFIKSRGLRSLKTLLGEGLLTAEGESWFWQRRLAQPVFHQKRINVYSQIMVDYTNQMLQRWGDGETHDIHADMMRLTLEIVMKCIFSAEVDAGEAKVVAHALDVAMNWFESKRKQNFLVWEWFPRPENISYRQAIAQMNEAIYKLIQQRRNSKEKTNDLLTMLMEAKDEQTGQQMDDKLLRDEVATLMLAGHETTANTLSWTWMLLSQNPQVREKLQSELCQVLQGKLPTLEDLGKLVYTQRVIKESMRLYPPVSLMGREAAVDTQIGDYEIPQGTSIMISQWVMHRHPKYFENPEVFQPERWTEELEKQLPKGVYIPFGDGPRICIGKGFAQMEAALLLATIAQSFQIDLVPGYPIVPQPSITLRPENGLKVEIKRIQLNAAEDGKKTVSGANIV; encoded by the coding sequence ATGTCTAAAGATGTATTTGAGTTATCAGCACCGCCAGTTAATTCTATTGTTGGTCATCTCCAGCAACTGGGGCAAGATCCATTAGGATTTCTCAGCCGTTGTCGTGATTATGGTGATATTGTGCCTTTGCAGTTGGGATTAACACCTGCTTGTTTAGTCACTAACCCCGACTACATAGAAGAAGTTCTCAAAAATCGCACTGATTTTATTAAAAGCCGAGGCTTACGTAGTTTAAAAACTCTGCTAGGAGAAGGTTTATTAACAGCAGAAGGCGAATCTTGGTTTTGGCAGCGTCGTCTTGCTCAACCAGTATTTCACCAAAAGCGAATTAATGTCTATAGCCAAATCATGGTGGATTACACCAACCAGATGCTGCAACGTTGGGGCGATGGTGAAACCCATGATATCCATGCAGATATGATGCGGTTGACTTTAGAAATTGTGATGAAGTGCATATTTAGCGCTGAGGTGGATGCTGGAGAAGCAAAGGTGGTGGCTCATGCACTGGATGTAGCAATGAACTGGTTTGAAAGTAAGCGCAAGCAAAATTTTCTGGTGTGGGAGTGGTTCCCTAGACCAGAAAACATCAGTTATCGTCAGGCTATTGCTCAAATGAATGAAGCTATCTACAAACTGATTCAACAACGTCGCAATAGCAAAGAAAAAACTAATGATTTGTTGACGATGTTAATGGAAGCGAAAGACGAACAAACAGGTCAGCAGATGGATGATAAATTGCTGCGGGATGAAGTCGCTACCTTAATGTTGGCAGGTCATGAAACTACCGCCAATACTTTATCTTGGACGTGGATGCTTTTATCACAAAATCCCCAAGTCCGTGAAAAATTACAATCGGAACTTTGTCAAGTCCTGCAAGGAAAGTTACCAACTCTAGAAGACCTAGGAAAGCTGGTGTATACACAGCGAGTAATTAAAGAATCAATGCGCTTATATCCTCCCGTATCTCTGATGGGACGAGAAGCCGCAGTAGATACACAAATTGGCGATTACGAAATTCCCCAAGGTACATCAATCATGATTAGCCAATGGGTAATGCACCGTCATCCCAAATATTTTGAGAACCCCGAAGTTTTTCAGCCAGAACGCTGGACAGAAGAGTTAGAAAAACAACTACCTAAAGGAGTATATATTCCTTTTGGTGATGGGCCAAGAATTTGCATTGGTAAAGGTTTCGCTCAGATGGAAGCGGCTTTATTACTAGCGACGATTGCTCAAAGCTTCCAAATAGATTTAGTGCCAGGATATCCAATTGTACCGCAGCCTTCAATTACGTTACGTCCAGAAAATGGGCTGAAGGTGGAAATCAAGCGAATCCAGTTGAACGCTGCTGAAGATGGGAAAAAAACAGTATCTGGTGCAAACATTGTCTAG
- a CDS encoding ABC transporter-related protein codes for MMTKEAVISIQNLNHYFGKGQLQKQVLFDVNLEINTGEIVIMTGPSGSGKTTLLTLIGGLRSAQVGGSLKVLQQELCGANAAELTLARRHNGYIFQAHNLHNSLTAVQNVKMALELHNNLSVKQMLERSAQMLDLVGLGHRLNYYPDDLSGGQKQRVAIARALVNNPQIVLADEPTAALDSKSGRDVVTLMQTLAKEQGCTILLVTHDNRILDIADRIVYMEDGKLTNNSVMSLAS; via the coding sequence ATGATGACTAAAGAAGCTGTCATTTCTATTCAGAATCTCAACCATTACTTTGGTAAAGGTCAATTACAAAAACAAGTTTTGTTTGATGTTAACTTAGAAATAAATACTGGCGAAATTGTGATTATGACCGGGCCTTCGGGTTCTGGTAAAACTACCTTACTCACCTTAATTGGGGGACTGCGTTCTGCTCAAGTTGGTGGAAGTTTGAAAGTTTTACAACAAGAACTTTGTGGTGCTAATGCAGCAGAATTGACTTTAGCCCGCAGACACAACGGTTATATTTTTCAAGCACACAACTTACACAATAGCTTAACTGCTGTCCAAAACGTCAAGATGGCTTTAGAATTACATAATAATTTGTCAGTGAAGCAGATGCTAGAGCGTTCAGCACAAATGCTGGACTTAGTTGGCTTAGGTCATCGTCTGAACTATTATCCTGATGATTTGTCTGGAGGACAAAAACAAAGAGTAGCGATCGCGCGGGCTTTAGTCAACAATCCGCAAATTGTTCTGGCTGACGAACCAACCGCCGCCTTAGATAGCAAATCTGGACGAGATGTTGTCACCTTGATGCAGACATTAGCCAAAGAACAAGGCTGTACTATTTTACTTGTAACTCACGATAACCGAATTCTGGATATTGCAGATCGCATTGTCTATATGGAAGATGGCAAATTGACTAATAATTCTGTTATGAGTTTAGCTTCGTGA